A section of the Streptomyces sp. CG1 genome encodes:
- a CDS encoding NtaA/DmoA family FMN-dependent monooxygenase (This protein belongs to a clade of FMN-dependent monooxygenases, within a broader family of flavin-dependent oxidoreductases, the luciferase-like monooxygenase (LMM) family, some of whose members use coenzyme F420 rather than FMN.), with product MSVRRQVHLAALCPGTEDTTGWTDPRADPCTAFASFERLAQVAERGLFDFLLLDEGLRLPEHRGRIHDLEPAGRPEPAALLHALAGGTTRLGLAATADTAFGEPYELARRIATLDHLSGGRAAWRVTATPDAAGNFRPGAPAEHSARTAEFVTVAKLLWDSWTPDGTPRPFAHRGRHFDIAGEFGLPRSPQGRPVVIHAGESAQTQELAAATADVLLTRHGPLETARFRCGCVKRRLAAYGRTPEELRIMAGVTVVLGDTAAEAQERAAGIRRQRVSPQYARYAMERLWGVDLSGHDPDGPLPALAPRNRDRATLARVARWRALAEEKGLSGRETVIEASGRQSFVGTPDSVASDLHAQVREGAVDGFLLAADGLEEFVDRVVPLLQERGAFRTEYQGATLRSHLGLPHPGEEG from the coding sequence ATGAGCGTGCGGCGGCAGGTGCATCTCGCGGCCCTTTGCCCGGGCACCGAGGACACCACCGGATGGACGGATCCCCGCGCGGACCCGTGCACCGCGTTCGCCTCCTTCGAGCGCCTGGCCCAGGTCGCCGAACGCGGGCTGTTCGACTTCCTGCTGCTCGACGAGGGGCTGCGGCTGCCCGAGCACCGGGGCCGGATCCACGACCTCGAACCGGCGGGCCGGCCGGAACCGGCCGCCCTGCTGCACGCGCTCGCCGGGGGCACCACACGGCTGGGGCTCGCCGCCACGGCGGACACCGCCTTCGGCGAGCCGTACGAACTCGCCCGCAGAATCGCCACGTTGGACCACCTCAGCGGGGGACGGGCGGCCTGGCGGGTGACGGCCACGCCGGACGCCGCCGGGAACTTCCGCCCCGGCGCACCCGCGGAGCACTCCGCGAGAACCGCGGAATTCGTCACCGTGGCGAAGCTGCTGTGGGACTCCTGGACACCCGACGGGACGCCCCGGCCGTTCGCGCACCGGGGCCGGCACTTCGACATCGCCGGCGAGTTCGGGCTTCCGCGGTCACCGCAGGGGCGGCCCGTGGTGATCCACGCGGGCGAGTCCGCGCAGACCCAGGAGCTGGCCGCGGCCACGGCCGATGTGCTCCTGACCCGGCACGGCCCGCTGGAGACGGCCCGCTTCCGCTGCGGCTGCGTCAAGCGGCGGCTCGCCGCGTACGGTCGCACACCGGAGGAGCTGCGGATCATGGCCGGCGTCACCGTCGTGCTCGGGGACACCGCCGCCGAGGCGCAGGAGCGGGCCGCCGGGATCCGACGGCAACGGGTCTCCCCGCAGTACGCCCGCTACGCGATGGAGCGGCTGTGGGGCGTGGACCTCTCCGGCCACGACCCCGACGGCCCGCTGCCCGCGCTCGCCCCGCGCAACCGGGACCGCGCAACCCTGGCACGCGTCGCGAGATGGCGGGCGCTGGCGGAGGAGAAGGGGCTGTCCGGCCGGGAGACCGTGATCGAGGCGAGCGGCAGGCAGTCCTTCGTCGGCACGCCCGACTCGGTCGCCTCCGATCTGCACGCCCAGGTACGCGAAGGAGCCGTCGACGGCTTCCTGCTGGCGGCCGACGGACTGGAGGAGTTCGTGGACCGGGTGGTGCCGCTGCTCCAGGAACGTGGCGCGTTCCGCACGGAATACCAGGGCGCCACGCTTCGCTCCCATCTCGGGCTGCCGCACCCGGGGGAGGAAGGCTGA
- a CDS encoding LLM class flavin-dependent oxidoreductase, with the protein MSARHGRGLLHLAAAVDLADCFGAEPYVELVRLAERGGLDFVTLDDSFGRPGPDALCVLSRAAPSTRRVGLVPTVTTTHTEPFRVQAAVATLDWISRGRAGWRIDVSTGEDEARLFGRRPAAPPDALWREAGEVADVAAKLWDSWEDGAEIRDVPAGRFLDRDKLHHVDFTGTAFSVRGPSTVPRPPQGHPVRVVDATEHQARTVAARYADVALVRAATPAQAAAVRDELRALAARSGRDPDGLRVLVSLLIDLGDGEHAAEPGHGGGGPRPTVRGPLYRGGPVDLAELVAGWHADGVTDGFHLVPVEPRRDLERLVNGTVALLQHRGLFRTFYPGSTLREHLGLARPAHQYAAAGSVMTGGTS; encoded by the coding sequence GTGAGCGCGCGCCACGGCCGGGGGCTGCTGCATCTCGCCGCCGCCGTCGATCTGGCCGACTGTTTCGGCGCAGAGCCGTACGTCGAGCTGGTCCGGCTCGCCGAGCGCGGTGGGCTGGACTTCGTGACGCTGGACGACTCCTTCGGCCGGCCCGGGCCCGACGCCCTCTGCGTGCTGTCCCGGGCGGCACCCTCGACCCGGCGCGTCGGCCTGGTCCCGACCGTCACCACCACCCACACCGAGCCCTTCCGGGTGCAGGCCGCCGTGGCCACGCTGGACTGGATCAGCCGTGGCCGGGCCGGCTGGCGGATCGACGTGTCCACCGGCGAGGACGAGGCCCGGCTCTTCGGCCGCCGTCCTGCCGCGCCGCCCGACGCGCTGTGGCGGGAGGCGGGTGAAGTCGCCGATGTAGCCGCGAAGTTGTGGGACAGCTGGGAGGACGGCGCCGAGATCCGGGACGTGCCGGCCGGCCGCTTCCTGGACCGGGACAAGCTGCACCACGTCGACTTCACCGGCACCGCGTTCTCGGTCCGGGGCCCCTCGACCGTGCCCCGGCCGCCGCAGGGCCACCCCGTCCGCGTGGTCGACGCCACCGAGCACCAGGCCCGTACCGTCGCCGCCCGGTACGCGGACGTGGCCCTGGTCCGCGCCGCGACCCCGGCGCAGGCCGCCGCCGTACGCGACGAACTGCGCGCTCTGGCCGCCCGGTCCGGGCGGGACCCGGACGGTCTGCGGGTCCTGGTGAGCCTGCTGATCGACCTCGGCGACGGAGAACACGCCGCCGAGCCCGGACACGGCGGCGGGGGCCCACGGCCCACCGTGCGGGGGCCGCTGTACCGGGGCGGTCCGGTCGATCTCGCCGAACTGGTCGCCGGCTGGCACGCCGACGGTGTCACCGACGGCTTCCACCTCGTCCCCGTCGAGCCGCGCCGTGACCTGGAGCGGCTGGTCAACGGCACGGTGGCACTGCTTCAGCACCGCGGTCTGTTCCGCACCTTCTACCCGGGCAGCACCCTGCGCGAGCACCTGGGGCTCGCGCGGCCCGCCCATCAGTACGCCGCAGCCGGGAGCGTCATGACAGGGGGAACGTCATGA
- a CDS encoding amino acid ABC transporter ATP-binding protein, with product MTVMVDIRSVHKSFGSLDVLKGIDLQVRAGEVTVVLGPSGSGKSTLLRTINHLEKVDRGEISVDGALMGYRRAGNKLYELPEREVLRQRIRIGFVFQNFHLFPHLTVLDNVVEAPVSALKRPRKEAVAGARRLLERVGLGEKADAYPRQLSGGQQQRVAIARALALEPKLLLFDEPTSALDPELVGEVLDVIRDLAAQGTTMIVVTHEIAFAREVADTVVFMADGRIVEQGPPGEVLDRPRQERTRAFVAKVL from the coding sequence ATGACAGTCATGGTCGACATCAGGTCGGTGCACAAGAGCTTCGGCTCGCTCGACGTCCTCAAAGGCATCGACCTCCAGGTACGCGCCGGTGAGGTGACCGTCGTGCTCGGCCCCTCCGGCTCCGGCAAGTCCACGCTGCTGCGCACCATCAACCACCTGGAGAAGGTGGACCGGGGCGAGATCAGCGTGGACGGCGCGCTGATGGGGTACCGGCGCGCCGGGAACAAGCTGTACGAGCTGCCCGAGCGAGAGGTGCTCCGGCAGCGCATCCGGATCGGGTTCGTCTTCCAGAACTTCCACCTCTTTCCGCATCTCACGGTTCTGGACAACGTCGTCGAGGCGCCGGTGTCCGCGTTGAAACGGCCCCGGAAGGAGGCGGTCGCGGGCGCGCGCCGGCTGCTGGAGCGGGTGGGGCTCGGAGAGAAGGCCGACGCCTATCCACGGCAGTTGTCGGGTGGGCAGCAACAGCGGGTGGCCATCGCTCGGGCTCTCGCACTGGAGCCGAAGCTGCTGCTCTTCGACGAGCCGACCTCGGCGCTCGATCCCGAGCTGGTCGGCGAAGTCCTCGATGTCATCCGGGACCTGGCCGCCCAGGGCACGACGATGATCGTCGTCACACACGAGATCGCGTTCGCCCGTGAGGTCGCCGACACGGTGGTGTTCATGGCTGACGGAAGGATCGTGGAGCAGGGGCCGCCGGGTGAGGTCCTGGACCGGCCGCGGCAGGAGCGGACCCGGGCGTTTGTGGCGAAGGTGCTGTGA